Proteins from a single region of Oncorhynchus clarkii lewisi isolate Uvic-CL-2024 unplaced genomic scaffold, UVic_Ocla_1.0 unplaced_contig_10307_pilon_pilon, whole genome shotgun sequence:
- the LOC139394288 gene encoding transmembrane protein 121B-like has product MIAEIGAADNPKASSSYPHPQAAVICPDSPVSLAPDYGVGQLFIRSASSRRDTQTSAGSINPDESSIKPLVSGVSSAITDAYIMTSEEFMQTAPLFGQRSKRNVLYKILCFLILIFQGGILDFYLIIFTDLYWCSWIATDLVVISGWGIFFMKNARSKRERACGFHQKNSIFGCNLGEFTYAYLAWLIYVIACTPKIVLILETSILDLIALKVPFGVTGFKIITLLSVPLLYCLVNSITEDQNGATRHRSQSCFITTCLDLADCFTLVELYLKNEIPTVYLKYTVISVYFIALGVPVVWLYELTASEMRCRWVWARFLVGVLVNAPLLVVRCFQVYVHEMPVSVFMFKNMFFLACKCLELIEQCFTVRGVRRFGEGSNPAQFSHCVSENDMCPHGYVNTLAVTTQS; this is encoded by the coding sequence ATGATAGCAGAAATTGGTGCCGCCGACAACCCCAAGGCCAGCTCCAGCTATCCCCATCCCCAAGCAGCTGTGATCTGCCCGGACTCACCGGTTTCATTAGCCCCGGACTACGGAGTCGGACAGCTGTTCATACGTAGCGCCTCGTCCAGGAGGGACACACAGACGTCCGCGGGGAGTATCAACCCAGACGAGAGCTCCATCAAGCCGCTGGTATCCGGAGTATCCTCCGCTATTACAGACGCCTATATCATGACCTCTGAGGAATTCATGCAGACCGCTCCCTTGTTCGGCCAGCGGTCCAAGAGGAACGTTCTCTACAAGATCCTGTGTTTCCTCATTCTGATATTCCAAGGAGGCATTCTAGATTTCTACCTCATTATCTTCACGGATCTGTACTGGTGTTCGTGGATCGCCACGGATCTGGTGGTGATCTCTGGCTGGGGGATCTTCTTCATGAAGAACGCCAGGAGCAAGAGAGAGCGTGCGTGTGGGTTCCACCAAAAGAACTCTATATTCGGCTGTAACCTCGGCGAGTTTACCTACGCCTACCTGGCCTGGTTAATCTACGTGATCGCCTGCACCCCTAAAATAGTCCTCATTCTAGAGACTTCGATATTAGATCTCATCGCGCTCAAAGTTCCGTTCGGTGTAACCGGATTTAAGATTATCACGTTGCTCTCGGTCCCGTTACTCTACTGTCTCGTCAATTCTATCACCGAGGACCAGAACGGAGCTACGCGCCACCGGTCCCAAAGCTGCTTCATCACCACCTGTCTGGACCTCGCAGACTGTTTTACCCTGGTGGAGTTGTATCTGAAGAACGAGATACCGACGGTCTATTTAAAATACACGGTCATCTCGGTGTATTTCATCGCCCTGGGCGTCCCAGTGGTGTGGTTATACGAGTTGACAGCCTCCGAGATGCGCTGTCGCTGGGTCTGGGCTAGGTTCCTGGTCGGTGTGTTGGTCAACGCCCCACTTCTGGTGGTGCGGTGTTTCCAGGTGTATGTTCACGAGATGCCCGTCTCAGTGTTCATGTTCAAGAATATGTTCTTCCTGGCCTGTAAGTGTCTGGAGCTGATAGAACAGTGTTTCACAGTGCGGGGTGTCAGGAGGTTCGGTGAGGGAAGCAACCCGGCGCAGTTCTCTCACTGTGTCTCAGAGAACGATATGTGTCCCCATGGATATGTCAACACCCTGGCGGTTACCACGCAGTCATAG